The genome window GACTTCGCCAGCTGGTTCAGCGCCCAGCCCATGTTCGACCAGGTCCTGCGGGACCAGCCCGACCTGCTGGACTGACCGCCGGAAGGTCGGGGTCAGCCCCTGACGAAGGGTAGAGCCACCACGATGGCGGCGACCTCGGTTCCCCGCTGGTCCAGGGCCACCACGTCGCCGGGAACCAGTTCCAGGGTCAGGAAGGCCATGGCGATGGCGGCGGTGCGAAACCCGGTCGACCACCGACGGTCAGGGTACAGGTGGGTGTGCGTTTGGCCGGTTTGGCCGGATCAGGGTCGGATAGATCTATTTGGACCGGTGGGCTGGCCCTGCCTGGCTCTGTCCCCGGGGTGCGTCAGGCCTACGTGTTGGTGGATTCGCGGATGTGGCGTTCAAGCCACTCCCTGGAGACCATCCCGGCCTTCGTATCGATGATCGTTCCGTCGGGGCCGATGAAGAACGTCGTCGGGGTCGTCATCACCTCGAAGTCGAGGCTGGCGCTGCCGTCACGGTCCATCAGGAACGGGTAGGTGAGGCCGTGGCGGGAGATGAAGTCCGTGATCACCTGGTCGCTCTCCCGGACGCTCACCGAGAGCACCGTGAAGCCCTCGTCCCTGTGGTTGTCGTAGGCCGCCCGCAACTCGGGGGCACTGGCGGTGCAGACCGGTCAATAACTGTGCATGAACGTGACGGCGACCGGCCGGCCCAGGTAGTCGCTCAGGGCCACAGGCTCACCGTCGACGGTGGTGAGCTCGAGGACCGGGGCGACGCGCCCAGCGGCCGGCTCGGATCCGCAGCCCACGAGGAGGAACCCTCCGACGACGATGGACGCCGAGGCGATGACCACCC of Acidimicrobiales bacterium contains these proteins:
- a CDS encoding TlpA family protein disulfide reductase translates to MRAAYDNHRDEGFTVLSVSVRESDQVITDFISRHGLTYPFLMDRDGSASLDFEVMTTPTTFFIGPDGTIIDTKAGMVSREWLERHIRESTNT
- a CDS encoding peroxiredoxin family protein, which encodes MTEPTQQRSARREKRRGKVRRAVHARRVVIASASIVVGGFLLVGCGSEPAAGRVAPVLELTTVDGEPVALSDYLGRPVAVTFMHSY